Genomic window (Pararge aegeria chromosome 22, ilParAegt1.1, whole genome shotgun sequence):
caacatagTAATTCTTCCTAAAGCTTCATCATAAGTAGATATGCATTGGTTAAAAGAATGCACTGCCTCCTGGAGTTGGTTGCGCTCCTCTAAGACCAGAGTGTGAGCGCTATGTAGGTCAGCTAGTTCACCCTTTAGCTGGGAGTTCTTGGCAATAATTGATCTCAGTTCCATCATTCTGTTAAAGAATGTATGTCTTGGAAAGTGTTAAAATTAGGACTTTGAGATCTGAAACTTTATTAGGGATTTTAGACACGACGTGCTACCTATAGTAATGGGAGCACGTCCTTCGGAGTACGCAGCAGTAGCGCCACACAATTCTTACATACACGTTGATGAGTTCGCTGGGCCTGAAGAACTAGCAGCGTATTTACGTCGCCTAGATGAAGACGACACTCTCTTTAATTCGTACTTCAAGTGGAAGGTATGAAGCAGTGCAATACATTTACCTATTATATATCTAGTAGtagtaatacatattttatcttgcaataattatttgaatttggattaAAGTCTTCATGCACAAGTATCTTTATAGTGATAGCAAGAATCATGAAGATATTTATAACCAGCAATGTCGACGCGCCAAcagtcaataaaattaaaaaaggattACGAAAGCAATTTGTTTATAACATATTGATGTGTTTTACAGGGCACAGGAGAGTTTATTAACACATTCTTCTTTTGTCGCGTGTGCGCAATGGTTCATGCGAGCGCCCGCCGACAACGCAACGTTCACTACACGGACGTGCAAGCGTGGTGGCGCAACGCCACCTGCACGCAAACTGACTAAATTATATGTGTTTATGTAACAGCGGgtaattatgaaatactgtccTGATTATGggtcttgatttttttttacatgaatcGAGATGAAAAAGAACCCATGTAGAGTTGAGTAACATAACCTATTGAATTATTTCTTCTTAAAACAAAACCATAAAGGTACGTTAAAGAAATTATTCAAAGACTGCGTTCATCGCGATCTCGATCCGTTCCCTCAAATTTATCGCCATTTAATGTGACAATCCTTCCTTTGTGGACTTTAGGAATAGCTAAATGTAGTAATGATGGATAACAAAGAGTATGAAAGCACTACGTAATAGCTTAACGTAGCAACTCATAGTAGCAACTATGTAGCAACAAAGGAAATCCATAAACTGTAGATTCCGTATTTTCgtctattttcaattttgtcACTTGTCAGCGTCAGCTGTTTTTGACGTACCTAACAATTTGCAAAATCCAGAAGACATTAATTGTTTGAAAAGTTTGTTTAGGTACCTATTTGTTAGTGGTTTGTTATCATTTTATCAACAATTATTATCGCTTACTTGTAAAGCAAAATCCCACTGAACAACATATAAATAGTTTCGTTATCAAATGAACTTCATTTAGAAGGTATTGGTAACTggtatatttttgattaattatttaatgatgaAGTTTTGCGCAAACCTTGCTTTTATGTTTACGGAGAGTTCAAATATTCTTGAAAGATATGCATTGGCGAAAGATGCTGGGTTCAAGGCAGTGGAGTCTGGATTCCCACTGGGGTATAGTATAGAACAAGTGAAACAGGCGAAGGAAGCAGCAGGAGTTGATCAGGTTCTGATAAACCTAAAAACAGgtacttcattttttttttcgaatcttatttatgtaggtacttacgtTATTAGTTTTTACACTGATCGCCATAGTTGTAGTAGGTAGTAATTAGCTATTTTGACTTCATACTAGGCCTCTAATTAAAGAGAGTCAGAGAATGAACCCTTGATGCTGCTCCTGTGCAGATTTTAACATGTATTACTATATATTAGTacctaatataattataactaaagTTAACATTTCTAAGGCCTTTTCTAGATTGACAAAGCCAAAATCCAATTAACTAACAAGGCCTGACCTACAATAATTATGGGCCAAGACCTTCGGATCTGTCAAATATGCTAAACACTAGTCTAGTGAGTAGACcaataattaattgttgttGATAGTATACCCAGCTaagttgttgtgggcttcttcttaagccagggtgcgtttggaacccccatGGCATGGTTTagttaacaaatgtagttattACCATCACAATCTATCTCATATAAAATGAGATAAAGATCAATTGCCTTCTACAGTAGCAGTGGCTACAGTTCATTAATACagattattatgatttatgagATTATGACTGTCATTATATTTCACAAACTTTACATTACAGGAGATGTAACTAAAGGCGAATTAGGAGTTACAGCAGTGCCTGGCAAAGAAAATGAGTTTAAGGACAACTTGCAAATAACCATAAGCTATGCAAAGGCTGTTGgtgctaaaaaaatacacatcATGGCTGGCAAATTAGAAAATGTGTCTCCTCAACATTGGGCTACATATGAGAACAACCTGAAATATGCAGCAGATGTCTTGAAGACTGAAGGGATATTGGGAGTTATAGAACCTATAAACCAACATTCTGTGCCTAAATATTTCTTAAGTGACTATGGAAAGGGTAAGAAACCACCCAGTTCAAGTGCAATTGATGGGTGCCAGATAGAAATTTCGGCAATGATCACCTAGTAACTTATTATGTTCTCACAGAAATGTCAAAGTTAGTCTCAACTCCCAATTCTTTAACTAATATGTTTCCATCCCAGTATATAGAAAAACTATGTTTGTTAGtccataaaagaaaaaataccaATGAGTTGCAATCACCATGACTTAAAAATCCtaacttttgttttacttttcagCTGTTGATATCATCAAGCGGATAGATAGTGACCATTTAAAATTGCAACTGGATATTTTCCATTTGCAACATATTGTTGGTGATCTTTCCTACAACATCAAGAATCTCATGCCTTATGTTGGCCATGTTCAGGTAATTATCTTCATAATTTGACAGCTACTACACCTGGCAAATATACAGATAGCTTTCAAttgactttataaaattattatagatttattaCGACATGCATTTTAAGACATTTATatcattgattaaaaataataggaaaAATTATAAGGGACCAGAtgaatatattatcaaaattatattaagaacttaagaaatataaaggCTGTGATgcataaaattaacttttgaatttttttacacaaatagCTTTCTGTTGAAAAAACCTgttttatc
Coding sequences:
- the LOC120633793 gene encoding putative hydroxypyruvate isomerase, with the translated sequence MMKFCANLAFMFTESSNILERYALAKDAGFKAVESGFPLGYSIEQVKQAKEAAGVDQVLINLKTGDVTKGELGVTAVPGKENEFKDNLQITISYAKAVGAKKIHIMAGKLENVSPQHWATYENNLKYAADVLKTEGILGVIEPINQHSVPKYFLSDYGKAVDIIKRIDSDHLKLQLDIFHLQHIVGDLSYNIKNLMPYVGHVQIAQVPNRNEPDTPGEINYKYILEHLQNNGYDDWIGLEYKPAGNTKTGLKWIKDYGYNL